The Diceros bicornis minor isolate mBicDic1 chromosome 36, mDicBic1.mat.cur, whole genome shotgun sequence genomic interval ATTCCTTTTacagtgaacagaaatgctaaaacaaacaagctaGACTGCTGGGCATAAAAGACATACTCAAATCCTTGATCAGTTTTGAAAATGGACTCATAACTAATTATAACTATGAGAAGTCCTGATAGCTAATGAAATTCAATAGCTTAGACAACACCAATTATTTCAGTATGATCTGGAGATgcaagaaacaatgaaaaaatcCACAAGAAAAATTTCTTGATAGCATGGATTAATAGACGCTTAAGAACAGTCACTGAGGGAGGCTGCGGCTGACAAATGATTGAATTATTAGGACAATACATAAgataaaactaaatataaataaCCTCTTCTGCTAATTAGGCACTTAAGTTTTTAGGATATTGCTGTCTCACGAGGACTCTGTGAGACCACAGGACAGGAATCATTCTATTCTACAGACAGatgggaaacaggctcagagggtAAGGGCCTTCTAAGTCACTCAGTAAGGTCTGAATAGAAAACCCAAGTCTTGTAACCCTAAATTCGGGCTTTACGCTTTCTATATTATGACATCTCTCCCaaggaagaaaaacatgaaaCTGCGTTTATAAaggtttagaaaataaaaacaaaataagacttgaaatatgtatttttcaacttttttctgtaaagaaaagAGATCATCTAAATACGACCTTAGAAAGCAGTAAGGTAAAGTGGACTTTAATTTTGTATCTCACAGAACTGCTGTGATTAAGAGAAAATATGTAAACGTGATTGAAAATATGTGAAAGTATACAGAGCAATATAAATGAAGGAGGCACTGGAGTTCAGAATAATAAACATTACTACCAGCTTTGCCTTTCTGcattaaaattacaaatgaacTATTATATAACAAggttttcaaagaaagaaaatccataGATTCCCAATAAGCAGAACAAAAACTGTATGATTAATATCATATAGTCTAGCTGAAAGTCCAAGTAGTTCTGGCCTTAacagtttatttttctaaaatctaaAGAACAAAGTGTTAGAAAGTTATCACATACCTCATATGGCATATAGGATCTTCTTTTTTGACTGGGGGTTACAGCCATGGGATATGAACCACTATAAGCACACGAAATATCCATTGCATCTAAAGAAATAATGCTCATTTTGGATGGTTCTGAGTTATTGGATGCATTAATATGACTGTTAAAACTTCGAAAAGCTACAGCATTTCTTTTAGACCAGGTTAATGTTTTCAACACCTCCGAAGAGGGAGCCAACATTCTTTGGTTACTGTCTTGGACAGCAGGATTCTCATCACCTTTTGGCGAGGTATTTTCTTGGCAGCTGGGTGATACAGTAAGTAGGTCTTCAATATTTGATTCTTCCAAAAAGGATTTTTTGATGCTTTTATCTGGATCTAAGGACTGCCTTTCTAACGGACTTTCCATTATAGAAATTCCAGGAAAAGATGAATCAGAGTCCATACAAATACTTTTAGAAGCTCTATCATCATCAGAACCTAGAAAACTAGAACTTAAGTAGTCCTTCTTATTATTCTTGTCACAATCTTCATCCAGTTCACACATGAGGTTTTTTGCTATTATTGGGATAGGTGATTTTTCTGGTGTTTGttgtttatcaataaaagaactGACTATGTTCTCCTTATTAGCACCATCATTTTGCTGCCTTCTATCTATAGATAGCTTAAGGTCCTGGACTTCAGCAGTTAGACCTGTACTTTGATTTGTAGAACAATCTCTCATTTCATTACTACGCTTATATTCTATACAATTTCTTTTATTCTGCATAATTTCCTGACAAGGACTGGAGTCAACCAactcaaaatttcttttaaaacttcttttccCAAGGTGCTCTTCAGTCACACCACCAGAATCCACAGCCCACTGATCTAACTGAAGTAAACCAGACTGTCTTGTGTCAGCAgccatattaatattatttatatccAGTTCTCTTCCTTCCCAAGAAACTTCCCTGGAGAAGCATTTTTTAGCAAGGTTTACACAAGAGCTTCCAGTGGCAGGAATGGCCCTGCTGTTGTGAATGGGAGAAAGGGCTAACTCAAGATCCTTGAAACTTTTGGTCTCGATGGCATTTGTAGACTTTGTACATAAGGGCTTTTCCGTTGTATTCCAACTCATCCTTGTAGAGCCCAATGCTTCGTCACTTTCCTaacaggggaaaaaaacctttttttttttagttatgtaAAGCTGTGATTCTTTAACCTTTTAAATCTCTGTCCACTTAGGTGGGATAAATGGCCCCAGAAACTACTATGCTACCTATTCTCACTTTCCAATGGAACAAAAGAACAATGATGACAGAGAATTAAAAAGCAatatagggccagcccagtggcatagtggttaagtgtgcacactccacttcagtgacccagggcttgcaggtttggatcccaggtggggacttacacactgctcatcaagccatgctgtggtggtgtcccacgtacaaaatagaggaagactggcacagatgttagctcagggaccatcttcctcaagcaaaaagaggaagattggcaacagatgttagctcagggccaatcttcctcaccaaaaaaaaaaaataaaataaaaaaaataaaaaacaatataaacaaTTATAGTATacgtttatatacattattttgagTGAAACACTGGTCTAAAATTTAAATCAACTATTCTATAATACGTATTTGATAGTGTACTGCATGTTCTTTATATAGGACAAATTAACATTCAACATATTCAGGCAAAATTGGGGCTAAGgctacatatgtatatatctgcTTTGCAACAGGGGTATGGACGACTCTGTTTTGAACTGAAAAATGAACAAGGCTTGAAATATAGTTAATGGAAAATTACAGACAACAAAACTACTGTTGATGTAATTGTGTGTCACTTCACCCAAGTATAATAAAACCAAGCTGATGTAGAATGAAGCTAAACTAATggtaatttataattaaaaaccaaaaataacaaGAATTAAAATCCACGGTCAACAAGATGAACTAATGATGCATTGATAACAAAATGCTTTTCTTGAAAACTGTTTGAATGCCAACTATCTGCAGGTGCCTGTGTGATCAGAGCATTGTACATAATATCGTAACTTGGTGCATGGTAATCAGGATTTTTACAAGATTACTCAATTAGAGTCAATCTTTATAAACTCTAATAGTGCCTATTTTTGATATGTGAAAAAATCAAACTTTATTAACTTACTTAGTAATAATAAGGGGTGCTTAGtcatgaacaaaaagaaaattcctaAATTACAACTCACTGATCTGCAAGCACAGAAAATGATCCATTTGGGGATCAGCACAAGGTTTATTAGGGGTCCCTTGTCACTCCTCTGATCATAACTTGAGAAGCACTACTATAATCCAATCATCGCATTTCTCGGAGATGCAGAAGTGGGAGGAAGAAGGTAAAGCTGTGTATAGTGTGAAATATTATATACAATATGCTTTCTTgatgaaaataaaagtgaaataatagTACTAGGAATGGAATGCTGGTTTATCGTGTAGCATATATTACCTATAGAGCAGCTtataaggagaaaaggaaaaaagattgagaaacccgggctggccccgtggcttagcggttaagtgcgtgcgctccgctgctggcagcccgggttcggatcccgggcgcacaccgacacaccacttctccggccatgctgaggctgcatcccacatacagtaactagaaggatgtgcaactgtgacgtacaactatctaccggggctttgggggaaaaataaataaataaaattattaaaaaaaaaaaaaaaaagattgagaaaccctgcttgAACTAAAAAATAATGTGACTTGACTCCTAAAATACAAATATCcaacaacaataaagaaaatcatattACTAAGAATAAGAGCAAATACGatctaaattattttatcaaAAGGAAAGTTTATTCTTTGTGTAATTCCCATTATTCTAATCTAACATTATTTTATCAGCATTCTACTGAGAGAAagtttattataatttaaaattttagctcctctcagctttaatatttattagCTTCAGTAGCTTAAAAAAGGCAAAAACCAAATatataaattaagtaaaataacttTAGGTAAATCCATTCACTTAGTAAGCAATCTTCTCAGAATAGATACTTTCAAAGGTACACCTACGTTACTTTGGTGGTCTGAAAGATATTTCTGATCTAGAAGAGTTACTATTCCCTTAAAtgagaaatgggcagaaaacagtatagaaggagatagtataaatttaaaaaaataagatatagattaaaaaaactcaacaagCTAACGTCTGTGTCGTGgtagggaattaaaaaaaaagagaagtccaTCTAGATGCCTAGAAGCCAAACATTTACTATCAATTTactgtgaaaatttaaaaatttggaatCTCATTATGTATCAAGCAAGAATTATTTCACatttgaatgagaaataaaatatttcaaaagaatttgacagaatatacagaaaaatgaagaacgcCTTGACTGCCATTCGTGTCAGAGTTTCATTTCCTTACAGAATTTATATGAAAAGGTATCAAGTGTTTCCATCATTAATTTGACATACATACTTGTGTTAGCTAAGATAAATCTGACTCTAACCTGGCAATCCTTTTCCCATCTGGGACTGCTATGGCACTCAGATTCCACGCTGGACACGAAGGTGTGGGACTGGCTACTGGCACTTGATGTAGCCAGCCTCTTCCTAGACTGGAGGAGATTAGAAGTTAGACACTTCACAGGCATCTCAGGGTTGGAGGCAACTGTCTCAAGACCTGTAGGGAACAGAAAATATCGAAGCTTATGTCACACTTTTCTTAGTTCCTCACTGAACCTGAATCTTTACAGATAATTAGGCAAAGTATTAAGTATTGCATATCAGAACTATTTctgtgtatgtcttctttttctttgtaaacGTTATCAATCCACAAGGATGGTGGCAGGTATTCTGGCATACAAGTACTGTTctgaaagctaaaaaaaaaaacctctcaacatTCATAAAGTAAAAACCAGGACAAGAGAACTAATTAATAATTAGGAGGAAATCCATTCTGAATATCTGTTATTCTATTTGAAACTCTTCTTGATAAAGGAGCATTATTGATGTGCTATATCCAGATGTGATCTAAGGTTAGAACGTGACTAAATTTACTCAGTTCaatttgtatttaatttaaaCTACAGCTTTATTTTAATGTTGAGGTTTACGTGCTTACAAGTGTGAATTATACACACCcataagggatttttttttaatactactgGGTAAAACAAATTAGTGAATTGGCTAAGAGCAAGCCAGTGCAAGAAAGCAATACCATCTACATGATACCTGTTCCTTTATCATAAAAATAATGATGCTAAATACTGTTGCTCCTGGACTTGAAATAAGATACAGCAGATAATTGTGCTTTTACTAAAGATCataatatgtacatataaagattttatacatatgtaaaaaggTATGtacatcttgttttctctttcccaAAAAGGGTGAACATAACTTTACTCCCAAGTAAATTCTTAGTCTtacagatttttaatttaataaatcttAGAACTTTAAAACTGGAAGGAGAATTTCAAAGTCCATCTAAAACAACTTTCTTTTTGGTACATAAATCCTCTCAATGGAATTCCTAAAACTCACTGGACACTGACCTTGATATCTGACTAAACTGCTCAGCTGCCTTTCCCCAGTAATATGGGAACTTGTGTCTAATCTAATGCCAAGTACATACTGTATATTGGCTAATGAGTTCTCTCTGGATCACTGATATGATCAGACCGTTCCCTACTTTGGAACTTTTGATGGCTCCCCTTCTCTACAGCTTAAATTCTAGGCTCCCTGTCATGACACTTGATCCTTCCCCATCTACCTGCTAAGCTTCCTTTTCCATTGCACGTGCTTCCCGTTGTCACATAAAAGCATTTAGTCCCTACGGTCTGAAGATGGAATGTACTTCCATGTGtccatgcctttgctcatgccTCTATCTGAAATGCCCTTTTCCAATATCCTTGGAGCTATTAAGTTCCTATTTCTCTTTCTAGGTCCAGCTTGGCTGTTGCCATTTCTTTGTTTAGAACCATTCCTGATTTTCCCCACCATTCCTGATTTTCCCAATTAGCATGTATCACTTTCTGTGTTGTATCATAGTATCCTTCTTGTGGCATTTATTTTAGAGGATTCTTGTTCTTATCCCTTCATACCTGTAATCACCACAAAATCACAAGCTCTTCTGAGGCAAGGACCTCTTATTCATCTTCATATCCACTCAAGTGAccagcacagtgccttgcacCCATCTAGTTCTGACTAGACTAGAAAATGCCTAAGGGAGATGCAATTATTTTCCCTTCAGAATAAGGCTATAAATAACATCTGCATATTCCATATTTTaaacagttttctctttatcaaagctatatatatttttcagcCATTTTGATTTTCACAGAAGTGATTTTGGCAGAAGAAACAAGACTCACTGAATTTGAAGGAAAGGGTCAGTGGACAGAAAATTGTACCTGCAATCAGTACTTGGCTTACCCATTAATAGTGTGTAACTAAACATTTTCAGAtattagttttctcatttgtaaaaatgaGGTAACATCTATGAAAACAACTAACACTAATTACTCTTTAAAGCATCATTATTCACATTCCCAAGATGAAGAACATGAGTGCAGAGAACTAAATTGTCCACTGTTGTTAAGTTATAAAGGGTGAAGTGCTATACAAATGTCCCACTCTCTTCCTCTACTACTcagattttgtcttttattgtgtgctaattaaaaaaattatatctttacTTCAACTATTTTGTTTCAAAatcttttggaaataattttataaagacaCACAATATTATAGGTACTACATCTTCTCTATATAAGATTTCCATAGACAAatatagtgtattttgaaatataCTACCAGTATAGTGAAATTTACCCAATGGTCATTCCAATATTATAGCTAATTGAAGAATATCTCATtacctaggcattttattctgttGACTTAAAGATCTGCAACAATCCCTGTCAGAAATGGCATTTACATGATGAAATATAGGAATGTCACAGATTGTTCAAATAGCTGCATTTCAAAATTATTGAATTCATATTAGagattcacttatttatttattttttggtgaggcagattagccctgagctaacgtctgttgccaatcctcctctttttgctgaggaaggttggctctgagctaacagtgtgcccatcttcctctaatttatatgtgggatgcctgccacagcatggcttgataagcggtgcgtaggtccacgtctgggatccgaacctgtgaaccccgggccgctgaagcggagcgcgtgaacttaactactatggcactgggccagccccagatattagagatttaaaaattcGAAAACATTTTGTTCCTTAAAAGACATACTTAATGGAATAAACTACCTTTTTTTAATACTCACATGATTTTAGTAGTTTGCTAGAATAAGGAGTAGTGTCCTTTTGATCTATAGACATAGGACAAATCAGTCCTTGAGAAAGCTGCGATGTTTCAGATACATGAGTTGAAAGAATATTTGCAgggtcttgatttttttctgcaACTGGTGTGTactattaaaaagagaaagacaaaaacaaatgctAAGATTTATCTTCACAaaaacaccacctaagtgcataGATTGTTATACCACCTAAGGAGATAAACTGTTAAAGTAACTCAACATGcttgatatttaaatttattttgatcatttattgaaaaaaaaaagaaagaaagaaaagaattttaagttttaaatggcAATCTTGAAAGGGCATGTTATGTGAGTCTTTCCTTATCAAGTACGTACAAATCCCAAAGAGCTGATGAGAGATAATACTTGTCCTGGGGTTCTTGAATAATCTTGTCTAGGTTTAGCCATTGACGGTGTTGTAAGGATATCCATCATGTTGAGATCTATGTATGAAAGAAAAGTATAtgaaattctttaaaaacttCAACTGTCATTGACTAAGTCAATAATTATCTGTTCTGAACTTTGCCCCTCTTTCCACATTATTAACATTGTCTACAAAATTGGCTTGTGCAAGACAAATATAACCAGGGAAGCCACCACGCCACAGAGTAAACAATTACGACtaagcagacagagaaagacaaataccgtatgatctctctcatatatggaatctaacaaaacaaaacaaaacaaaaccaagctcgtagatacagagaacagagtgGTAGTTCTGTTCTTTGCCCAGAGGCAAGGGTGGGGCGTGGGAAAAATGGGTGAAAGGggtcaaaaagtgaaaaaaataaaatttccctattaaaaaaaaaaagcaatgattgAAATCATTAAAGTTTGATAGAACTGAGTCTTGCTCTGGAATGAATAGAACACAGTGTAATGACCTAAATAAAGTCTTAGCTTTTTAGGGAGTACTCAGTCACTAAACAAGAGTGTTATCTAACTGGCAACAAGCTAATTCTTGGTAAATCAAATATCAGAAAAGGAGGTAGTAAGAAAAACTAAGACAAGAATCAAGATATTAGGCacataaattaaatttcaatCTCTGAATCTATTTAAGGAATTAATACAAATTATAGGCCCCTCATGTTAACTAACGTGCAAGTGTAGGTCAAGATAGAAACTGATGCAGATTTTTATCAGGTTTCAGTGCATAACATTGTAAAATACAACATTCACATGTAATATCATACTATTTTCTTTAGATATCAAAAATGGTAAGAGAAGTGTAATACTTTGTATGTGGTATAAGACTTTAAAAGGTAGACTGAAAGTTTGAACGTAAATTTCATTTATACCTCACCTTGATGAAGCAACAAGGACTAATAGGCAACAATAAATATCttaaagaatattttacaatttaactgttaaaaaatattatggcaatgatttcttggatatgactccaaaagcacaggcaaaaagcaaaaatagacaaatgagactacatcaaacttaaaaacttctgcacatcacaggaaacaatcaacagaatgaaaagacaacctacggaatgggagaaaatatctgcaagtcATTTATCTGGATAAGGTGttaatataaagaatatataaagaactacaattcaacaacaacaatggAAAACAGATAATCTAATTAAAAAGTGGACAAAGAACTTGGatatacatttctccaaagaagataaacaaatgttcAACATgattatgaaaagatgctcaacgttagtaatcaatagaaaaatgcaaatcaaaactacaatgaaatatcacctcacatccattaggatggccactatcaaaaaacagaaaataagaagtgttggcaaggatgtagagaaattggacccttgtgcattgctggtaggaatgtaaaatagtgcagctacTAGGAAAAATACAaggaagtttcctcaaaaaattaaaaatagaattattatataatccagcaattccactgctgggtatacacccaaaagtcTTGAAAGTGGGGTTTCTAAGAGAGAGTTACACACTCCTGTTCatttgcagcattactcacaggagccaagaagtagaagcaacccaaatgtctattcacaggtgaagggataaagaaaatgttgcatatatatataatagaatattatttggccttaaaaaagaaagaaatcttgtcatatgctacaatatggatgaaccctgaggacattatgctaagtgatataagtcagtcacaaaaagacaaatactgtatgattctacttatataaagTATCTAAAGtaatcaaactcatagatacagaaagtagaattgtggttgccagggctagAGGGAGGGAAAAATGGGATGCAGTGTTTCAGTTTCGCCtggtgaaaaagttctagagatctgttgcacaacaatgtgaatatagttaatactactgaactgtacacttaaaaatggttaagaaggtaaattttatgagtttttttaTGACTCATAAAACGTTATGAGTCATGAGTTTTTTAccacaatcaaaaaaaaaaaagaaagaaaccaaattcAGAAAAATCTATACGCTCAAAGATGTTTGTCATAGTATTATTTACAGTAACCTAAATGTACAATGCTTGGGAGCCATCTCTAAACTTAATCAtgagatatgaaaaaaaataaaaataaataaaatacattaaactgttataaaaataatttaaattcatcAGTAACATCACCCTCATAcaaaatttttctcatttgtgattTTTTCCAATATCTTATCTGAAGACAGATTTGCCTTACAATTAAAAAATGTTCAGATTTTAGAAAGGTTATGTGATAAATAGTATGGAACATCTCTAGTGACATCTCATCCAGCCACCTGTACTCAAATATTATTACTGCTGTGAAAAGTATGAGTAGTTACATGAAGGAGGattaataaaaactataaacagCCCACATCAGCTCAGGTcagattttaccaaatatatgagAAACATTTAGGTATCCAAAACTTCTTGAAATTTGTACTTGCAGATAAAGAATTGTAGAtctgtatttattttgaaataattataatcCCATGGTTTATAATTTATAAGCCCAATTTTGGATTTcactgttcatttatttccatcctCTACCATTTTAATAGACAATACAATATGCTACCAAGTTGATAAACTATCATTTATCCATGTTTATATGATAAACTTAAGTAATTTCTAATTTCtccctattataaacaatgctgctacaaataattttattcatatattttgttcttttgaatcATTTCCTTAGAATTAATGCCAAGACACAAGTCACTAAGTCAAAGAGAATTAAaaccttttgtttcttaaaacgCATTGGTAGATTTCCTTTGGAAAGCACTATGCTAATTTACAATGCCCCTAGAAAAAACCTACTGTGCTTTTTGCAGTCTCATTAATACTGGAtcttcagttctctctctctctttttttttggctagcTTAATGGTGTAAAAGgattcatatattattttttaaattagcattttttttttttttgtgaggaagatcagccctgagctaacatctattgccagtcctcttcctttttctccccaaagccccagtagatagttgtatgtcatagctgcacatccatctagttgctgtatgtgggacgccgcctcagcacggccggacaagcggtgcatcggtgcacgcccgggatctgaacctgggctgccagtagcagagcgtgagcacttaaccactaagccccggggcctgcccctAAATTAGCATTTCTTTCATTACTACTAGTGAAATTAACATACtcccatatatatgtgtgtgtgaattatgtgttcattttctttgtcCCTTGTTTATCAAGGTCTTGGTGATGGTCATGTATATTTGAGTAAGTTCTTTAGGTATTAACTGTTTATCACATTATAGttattttagtcattttattgatgtttaatTGGTCAGAACCAGTTTTAGGAGGGATAAAAAGCCAGAAGAACAGAAATTGTGAGTTCCTCTTTGAAGACCCAAAGATCTTCGAGGACTTTTGAGGATTTAAcgataattattcccatttttcatcTTTAATTGAAAGAAAATACCATAATACCTTTCTAGTCTATTTTGGAACAAATAATCATCAAATTTTATTCATTATAAACTAACAAAAAAACAGTATAAGTTAATGAAATGTAGTGTCTAAAATTTGTCAGATATTTAAAAAGGTACTTGCCTGTTATTTTTCTTACCTCTATTCAAAGTAACTTTGGAAAGGCCAAAATCTGTTAGTTTAATATGACCTTTATTGGAAATAAGCATATTGTCTGGTTTCAAATCCCTGCATATACAAAAGACAAATAGCAGATAACTAAAAAAGAGCTAGTGTTACCAGGGGAATAAACAGAAAGTTACAGAAGAATCAAACcctatttattttctctaaaatgagGCACTCATTGGTAGCTTTGGAAGTCCAGAAGACAACTCTCAAAAGAAAACCATCTTTTATCTATCGACTCTACAAGAAAGCTAACTGGTTTAATGCTAGATTATCTCTGGCATTAGATattccattaaaataaacaaacctcATTATATAAAATAGAACTCACGCCAGGTCAAAATCATATTTCCCTCTTTCAAGGAGGGTAAGATTAAGCCTTAATAGAGAAGATTCACTTAACCCGACTTTCTTTACACAGAGCAAAACACTGTAAATCAGCTGGGATTATAAAATATAGCACTTTTGTATGATGGTAAAGGAGTGGAAAAAAGATTCAGTACTCTTCACAATAAAATGGTATACACATGGTCAAAGCAACATATTCAAAAACCACAGGCAGAGGAAAGAAGAGTTGATGGAATTTCTGTAACTCACAGTTACTAATAAACTGTAGATAACCTGAATATATGGGCAAGTGGTTATGGAAATATTTAGAACTCAAGTATTTAATACATAATTTGATTACTTGTGCTTTTAAGTAATGGTTGGAGAAAAGTCAGTCTTTACCTGTGGATGATTCCATGTCTATGAAGATAGTCTAGAGCCAATGCTACTTCAGAAATATATTTCACAGCCATGTCTTCATCAAAATAACCATATATATGTAGGAGAGACTTGACATCTCCACCTATAAGATATTCCATTACCTATCAAAAAATACAAATGTtgcaaaataaaactaatatgattactttaaaaatgtactaTTAGAGCATTACAGTTATATATTTTTAGTATCATTGTGTAACAGACATGTTTTCTTGGTATCATTCAGTACACATTAATACCAGGTTTGCTCATGTTGccatatagtttttaaaatttaaattaaactgTTTGGTCTGAACAAAAattcagacttacagaaaaggtGTAAGAATAATAGAATGACTTCGCATATAGTCTTCATCTATATTCACCGACTGTTAGcgttttgccacatttgcttttttcctctccacatatatgaatataaaatacataatatttatGTTAATCGTTAACAATTAGGTTACATAACAAACATCATAACACAACACAGTTATTAACATCATTACCATAAGTATCTTATATGCATGTATTTCTGTTTAGACTAaacagtttaattttaaaaaaatatggcaaCATTAGTAACTGGTATTAATGTATAGCTTTTAAACTTTTGCTGAATAATTCGAGAATAAAGTTGAAGAGATCATGACCTGTCATCACTAAATTCTTCATCATGTATCTCCTAACAAGGACATCCTTACATAACTACAGCACAATAAAATTCAGGGAGATATTTAACGCAAATATTCCGTTACTATCTAATGTATAGTCCACATTCAAATTTCTCTGATTATCTCAATATTGTCCGATGGCATCTTTCCTCATTCCCCATGCATGGATCATGCatggcat includes:
- the MASTL gene encoding serine/threonine-protein kinase greatwall isoform X3, whose amino-acid sequence is MEPAAGSEKECGGGAATVECVHRIPLPRPPSIEEFTIVKPISRGAFGKVYLGQKGDKLYAVKVVKKADMINKNMTHQVQAERDALALSKSPFIVHLYYSLQSANNVYLVMEYLIGGDVKSLLHIYGYFDEDMAVKYISEVALALDYLHRHGIIHRDLKPDNMLISNKGHIKLTDFGLSKVTLNRDLNMMDILTTPSMAKPRQDYSRTPGQVLSLISSLGFYTPVAEKNQDPANILSTHVSETSQLSQGLICPMSIDQKDTTPYSSKLLKSCLETVASNPEMPVKCLTSNLLQSRKRLATSSASSQSHTFVSSVESECHSSPRWEKDCQESDEALGSTRMSWNTTEKPLCTKSTNAIETKSFKDLELALSPIHNSRAIPATGSSCVNLAKKCFSREVSWEGRELDINNINMAADTRQSGLLQLDQWAVDSGGVTEEHLGKRSFKRNFELVDSSPCQEIMQNKRNCIEYKRSNEMRDCSTNQSTGLTAEVQDLKLSIDRRQQNDGANKENIVSSFIDKQQTPEKSPIPIIAKNLMCELDEDCDKNNKKDYLSSSFLGSDDDRASKSICMDSDSSFPGISIMESPLERQSLDPDKSIKKSFLEESNIEDLLTVSPSCQENTSPKGDENPAVQDSNQRMLAPSSEVLKTLTWSKRNAVAFRSFNSHINASNNSEPSKMSIISLDAMDISCAYSGSYPMAVTPSQKRRSYMPYEQTPNQVKSGTPFRTPKSVRRGAAPVDDGRILGTPDYLAPELLLGRAHGPAVDWWALGVCLFEFLTGIPPFNDETPQQVFQNILKRDIPWPEGEEKLSDNAQSAVEILLTIDDSKRAGMKGSTVEEENKTNPEAYLRSR
- the MASTL gene encoding serine/threonine-protein kinase greatwall isoform X1, giving the protein MEPAAGSEKECGGGAATVECVHRIPLPRPPSIEEFTIVKPISRGAFGKVYLGQKGDKLYAVKVVKKADMINKNMTHQVQAERDALALSKSPFIVHLYYSLQSANNVYLVMEYLIGGDVKSLLHIYGYFDEDMAVKYISEVALALDYLHRHGIIHRDLKPDNMLISNKGHIKLTDFGLSKVTLNRDLNMMDILTTPSMAKPRQDYSRTPGQVLSLISSLGFYTPVAEKNQDPANILSTHVSETSQLSQGLICPMSIDQKDTTPYSSKLLKSCLETVASNPEMPVKCLTSNLLQSRKRLATSSASSQSHTFVSSVESECHSSPRWEKDCQESDEALGSTRMSWNTTEKPLCTKSTNAIETKSFKDLELALSPIHNSRAIPATGSSCVNLAKKCFSREVSWEGRELDINNINMAADTRQSGLLQLDQWAVDSGGVTEEHLGKRSFKRNFELVDSSPCQEIMQNKRNCIEYKRSNEMRDCSTNQSTGLTAEVQDLKLSIDRRQQNDGANKENIVSSFIDKQQTPEKSPIPIIAKNLMCELDEDCDKNNKKDYLSSSFLGSDDDRASKSICMDSDSSFPGISIMESPLERQSLDPDKSIKKSFLEESNIEDLLTVSPSCQENTSPKGDENPAVQDSNQRMLAPSSEVLKTLTWSKRNAVAFRSFNSHINASNNSEPSKMSIISLDAMDISCAYSGSYPMAVTPSQKRRSYMPYEQTPNQVKSGTPFRTPKSVRRGAAPVDDGRILGTPDYLAPELLLGRAHGPAVDWWALGVCLFEFLTGIPPFNDETPQQVFQNILKRDIPWPEGEEKLSDNAQSAVEILLTIDDSKRAGMKELKHHPLFSDVDWENLQHQTMPFIPQPDDETDTSYFEARNNAQHLTVSGFSL